One genomic region from Terasakiella sp. SH-1 encodes:
- the speD gene encoding adenosylmethionine decarboxylase: protein MAALAELGMDSDMKPSETQIRENEETQSGFAVVENTKDYFIERNGIRYAGTHLLIDLWGASKLDDIDLIERTLRAGADAAGATILHCHLHHFEPNGGVSGVLVLAESHISIHTWPENSYAALDVFMCGDCDPHKAVPFLEEAFTPDRVDVDEQLRGKDVV, encoded by the coding sequence ATGGCTGCTCTTGCCGAACTGGGGATGGACTCGGACATGAAACCGAGCGAAACCCAGATCCGCGAAAATGAAGAGACTCAATCCGGCTTTGCCGTGGTTGAAAATACCAAAGATTATTTTATCGAACGCAATGGCATTCGTTATGCCGGAACGCACCTGCTGATTGACCTGTGGGGCGCAAGCAAGCTTGATGATATTGATCTGATTGAACGCACCTTGCGTGCAGGCGCGGATGCTGCCGGGGCAACAATCCTGCATTGTCATCTGCATCACTTTGAACCAAACGGTGGGGTCTCCGGTGTTTTGGTTCTGGCCGAATCTCATATCAGTATCCATACATGGCCGGAAAATTCCTACGCGGCATTGGATGTGTTTATGTGTGGTGATTGTGATCCTCACAAAGCCGTTCCGTTTTTGGAAGAAGCCTTCACCCCCGATCGTGTGGATGTGGATGAGCAACTTCGGGGGAAGGACGTCGTATGA
- the flgG gene encoding flagellar basal-body rod protein FlgG: MRSLSIGATGMMAQQQNVEVISNNLANMNTTAFQRRRTEFHDLLYQNLRRVGSTSADDGSVVPSGVQLGLGVKLAAVYRIHEQGNLTATDNTFDLAIQGNGFFQITLPDGQTGYTRDGTFQLNGDGELVTHDGYLVQPGLTIPANAVDVTVNSSGEVLAKIDGQIELQNVGQLNLATFANPAGLSAQGSNYYLQTPASGQPSTAVPGSTGYGSILQGFLETSNVNAVSEVTNLISAQRAYEMNSKVISTSDEMMGTLSQMR; this comes from the coding sequence ATGAGATCTTTAAGTATCGGTGCTACTGGGATGATGGCTCAACAACAAAATGTTGAAGTCATCTCAAACAACCTGGCAAACATGAACACCACGGCCTTCCAGCGTCGCCGCACAGAGTTTCATGACCTTCTGTATCAAAACCTGCGCCGTGTAGGTTCCACCTCTGCCGATGATGGTTCTGTTGTTCCATCCGGTGTCCAGTTAGGTCTGGGTGTGAAACTGGCAGCTGTTTATCGTATTCACGAACAAGGCAACCTGACAGCCACAGACAATACATTTGACCTTGCCATCCAGGGCAATGGCTTCTTCCAGATCACCCTGCCCGACGGCCAGACAGGCTATACCCGTGACGGGACATTCCAGCTCAATGGTGATGGCGAACTTGTGACCCACGATGGCTATCTCGTTCAACCGGGCCTGACCATTCCAGCCAACGCCGTTGATGTTACCGTCAACTCTTCCGGTGAAGTTTTGGCAAAAATTGACGGCCAGATCGAATTGCAAAATGTGGGTCAATTGAACCTTGCGACCTTTGCCAACCCGGCGGGCCTGAGCGCACAAGGGTCAAACTATTACCTGCAAACACCGGCATCCGGCCAACCCTCAACCGCTGTACCGGGCTCTACTGGCTACGGTTCCATCCTTCAAGGCTTCCTGGAAACATCCAACGTCAATGCGGTTTCCGAAGTCACCAACCTGATTTCTGCGCAACGTGCCTACGAGATGAACTCCAAAGTCATCTCCACCTCGGATGAGATGATGGGCACCCTGTCGCAAATGCGCTAA
- the flgF gene encoding flagellar basal-body rod protein FlgF, whose protein sequence is MENSLLIALSRQSTLKREMASVANNIANMNTHAYKRESMMFDDYLMRSKGGDAIMGDKLMFVRDIAQYRDLSEGSFEDTGNPLDLAIHGEGYFVVETPEGNRYTRNGHFQLNNEGVVVTSDGHPVLTADGEKIETDPTNSRIEVSRTGQIFTDAGELGQIGIVEFENPQFMDKTSNTLFSSKEAGAQIEMPHVMQGKLELSNVQPIIEMTRMIDVHRSYERAKSLVTKEDERMKKALSLVTDR, encoded by the coding sequence ATGGAAAACTCATTACTCATCGCCCTGTCGCGCCAGTCGACGCTAAAGCGTGAAATGGCTTCCGTGGCGAACAACATCGCCAACATGAACACTCACGCCTACAAACGTGAGTCCATGATGTTTGATGACTACCTGATGCGCAGTAAAGGCGGTGACGCCATCATGGGTGATAAGCTCATGTTTGTACGTGATATTGCCCAATACCGCGACCTGTCAGAAGGCAGCTTTGAAGATACTGGTAATCCACTGGATCTTGCCATTCACGGCGAAGGCTACTTTGTTGTCGAAACCCCGGAAGGCAACCGCTACACCCGTAACGGTCACTTCCAGCTCAACAACGAAGGTGTGGTTGTTACTTCTGACGGCCATCCGGTTCTGACCGCTGACGGTGAGAAAATTGAGACAGACCCAACAAATTCCCGCATCGAAGTCAGCCGCACAGGTCAGATTTTCACAGATGCCGGAGAGCTGGGCCAGATTGGGATCGTAGAATTCGAAAACCCGCAATTCATGGATAAAACATCCAACACCCTGTTCAGTTCCAAAGAAGCGGGTGCACAAATTGAAATGCCACATGTCATGCAGGGCAAGCTGGAACTTTCCAACGTCCAGCCAATCATTGAAATGACCCGCATGATTGATGTTCACCGTTCTTATGAACGGGCAAAATCACTGGTAACCAAAGAAGACGAGCGCATGAAGAAAGCCCTCTCTTTGGTCACTGACAGATAA
- the fliP gene encoding flagellar type III secretion system pore protein FliP (The bacterial flagellar biogenesis protein FliP forms a type III secretion system (T3SS)-type pore required for flagellar assembly.), giving the protein MTKRPILKLSLSGGLISGLTFFVLALFNSEVLAQSFTLDFGDPNVGGPESTTSRIIQLIALTTVLSLAPSILVMVTSFTRLVIVFSFLRTAMGTQQAPPNQVLVSLALFLTMFIMMPTFDQAYQQGIKPYMDGDLAEIPAFEQTVQPFQRFMMQHVRDKDLDLFLGIAKESPTLNPDEIPLRALIPAFMISELRRAFEIGFLLFIPFLVIDMIVASVLMAMGMMMLPPVIIALPFKIIFFVLVDGWYMLVGSMVKSFGQGILE; this is encoded by the coding sequence ATGACCAAACGGCCGATTTTGAAACTTTCCCTCAGTGGCGGGCTGATTTCCGGTTTAACCTTTTTCGTACTGGCCCTGTTTAATTCCGAAGTTCTGGCCCAAAGCTTCACTCTTGATTTCGGCGACCCAAATGTTGGTGGCCCGGAAAGTACCACGTCTCGCATCATTCAATTGATTGCCCTGACCACAGTGCTTTCCCTGGCCCCCAGTATTCTCGTCATGGTGACCTCCTTTACCCGTTTGGTCATCGTCTTCAGCTTTTTGCGTACCGCCATGGGTACACAACAGGCCCCGCCCAACCAGGTGCTGGTCTCCCTTGCCCTGTTTCTCACCATGTTCATCATGATGCCAACCTTTGATCAAGCCTATCAACAAGGGATCAAACCCTATATGGATGGGGATTTGGCCGAAATTCCGGCATTTGAACAAACGGTACAGCCTTTTCAGCGTTTCATGATGCAACATGTGCGTGACAAGGATCTGGACCTGTTTTTGGGCATTGCCAAGGAAAGCCCCACCTTAAACCCCGATGAGATCCCCTTGCGCGCCCTGATCCCCGCATTCATGATCTCAGAATTGCGCCGGGCCTTTGAAATCGGCTTCCTGCTCTTCATCCCCTTTCTGGTCATTGACATGATCGTGGCCTCCGTCCTGATGGCCATGGGTATGATGATGCTGCCTCCTGTCATTATCGCGCTGCCCTTCAAGATCATTTTCTTCGTGCTTGTGGATGGCTGGTACATGCTCGTCGGCTCCATGGTCAAGAGTTTCGGACAAGGCATATTGGAATGA
- the speE gene encoding polyamine aminopropyltransferase, whose product MSRWISESLYEDYRQGFKAGDVLFEEKTEHQDLIIFENDFFGRVMMLDGVTQTTDRDEFVYHEMISHVPILAHGAAKNVLIIGGGDGGVLREVLRHQDVQCTMVEIDASVVEMSKKYFPDHSAGAFDDSRCHLVIADGLKFVKETEDRFDVIIVDSTDPIGPGEVLFTSEFYKDCQRCLTEKGILVTQNGVPFFQGDEVTTTQERMSPHFADMNFYVVAVPTYVGGFMTLAWASNDPAARKQPIEVIEERFKAAGFDTNYYTPGVHVGAFSLPRYIEKLIK is encoded by the coding sequence ATGAGCCGCTGGATTTCAGAAAGCCTCTATGAAGATTACCGCCAGGGCTTCAAGGCAGGCGATGTGTTATTCGAAGAAAAGACAGAACATCAGGACCTGATCATTTTTGAAAATGACTTTTTCGGTCGTGTCATGATGCTTGATGGGGTGACACAGACAACAGATCGTGACGAGTTTGTCTATCACGAGATGATTTCTCACGTGCCGATCCTCGCCCATGGGGCTGCGAAAAACGTGTTGATCATCGGCGGTGGTGATGGCGGTGTGCTGCGTGAAGTGCTGCGCCATCAAGATGTTCAGTGCACCATGGTGGAAATTGATGCGTCTGTTGTGGAAATGTCGAAGAAATATTTCCCTGATCACAGTGCCGGGGCTTTTGACGACTCGCGTTGTCATCTGGTGATTGCTGATGGTTTGAAATTTGTGAAAGAAACTGAAGACCGTTTTGATGTGATCATTGTGGATTCAACGGATCCGATCGGGCCGGGCGAAGTTCTCTTTACCTCAGAGTTCTATAAAGACTGTCAGCGATGTCTGACGGAAAAAGGGATTCTTGTGACGCAAAACGGTGTGCCTTTTTTCCAAGGCGATGAAGTCACAACCACACAAGAACGTATGTCCCCGCATTTTGCAGACATGAACTTCTATGTGGTGGCCGTACCTACCTATGTTGGTGGATTTATGACGCTGGCTTGGGCCTCAAATGATCCTGCGGCGCGCAAGCAGCCTATTGAGGTGATTGAGGAACGGTTCAAGGCGGCTGGCTTTGATACCAACTATTACACACCGGGTGTACATGTCGGGGCCTTTTCCCTGCCGCGCTATATTGAGAAACTGATCAAGTAA
- a CDS encoding flagellar motor protein MotB, whose amino-acid sequence MNKVRRQIGLASFVVKTQDEPKKGAWMVTFTDLVSLLLTFFVMLFSMATVQIDKWEAITDSLSTTLNPQKTETVATATADYNISTVFRKRAINLEYLQAVLAEKVENDKILGRSMIQLLDDRLVISLPGDLLFTQGSKNLSTRAQETMLKIGDVLRHVSNQIVITGHTDPQPAQGQDYASNWELSLFRAIAVGNALRNSGFTQDFLAYGYGDSGYEQLPAIPEEQKAALARRVDIMVLQTGVLK is encoded by the coding sequence ATGAATAAGGTAAGGCGTCAGATCGGCTTGGCGTCGTTTGTTGTCAAAACGCAGGATGAGCCCAAAAAAGGCGCCTGGATGGTGACTTTTACGGATTTGGTTTCCCTGCTGCTGACCTTTTTTGTTATGTTGTTTTCTATGGCGACTGTGCAGATTGATAAATGGGAAGCCATCACAGATTCTTTATCCACAACGCTTAATCCGCAAAAAACAGAAACAGTGGCAACTGCCACAGCGGATTACAATATCTCCACGGTTTTTCGAAAACGTGCGATCAATCTGGAATATTTACAGGCGGTTCTGGCGGAAAAGGTGGAAAACGATAAAATTCTTGGGCGTTCCATGATCCAGTTGCTGGATGATCGTCTGGTGATTTCCCTGCCCGGTGATTTGCTTTTTACGCAAGGCAGTAAAAACTTAAGCACGCGTGCGCAAGAAACTATGTTAAAAATTGGCGATGTTTTACGACATGTTAGTAATCAGATTGTTATAACTGGACATACGGACCCGCAACCTGCACAAGGGCAGGACTATGCATCCAACTGGGAATTATCGCTTTTTCGGGCTATTGCTGTAGGAAATGCGCTAAGAAACTCTGGCTTCACACAAGATTTCTTGGCATATGGATATGGGGATAGCGGTTATGAGCAGTTACCTGCTATACCGGAAGAACAAAAAGCAGCATTGGCCCGCCGTGTGGATATTATGGTTTTGCAAACGGGCGTGTTGAAATAA
- a CDS encoding HupE/UreJ family protein → MLQYMKCESHRKLLQSGLTILLAIAAVFSFANIAFAHAVAEGDKGYIQEIFGVQLIPFAYLGAKHMVTGYDHILFLFGVIFFLYRIKHIAIYVSLFAVGHSTTMIIGVLFDFGINSYLIDAIIGFSIVYKALDNLGAYQRWFGVQPNTKIATLIFGFFHGFGLASKIIDYEIAQDGLIPNLLAFNIGVEIGQILALSAILIAMGWWRRSSSFFKHAYTTNVIMMTAGFVLIGYQLTGYFVS, encoded by the coding sequence ATGCTTCAATATATGAAGTGTGAAAGTCACCGAAAACTTTTACAATCGGGTTTGACGATCTTACTGGCAATCGCTGCTGTATTTTCGTTTGCCAATATCGCTTTTGCGCATGCCGTTGCCGAAGGCGACAAGGGGTATATCCAAGAAATCTTTGGTGTACAACTGATACCTTTTGCCTATTTAGGGGCAAAACACATGGTCACAGGATATGATCATATCCTGTTTCTCTTTGGGGTAATCTTCTTTCTCTATCGCATAAAACACATCGCGATTTACGTCAGCCTATTCGCCGTTGGCCATTCAACAACCATGATCATTGGTGTCTTGTTTGACTTTGGTATTAACAGCTATCTAATTGATGCCATCATCGGATTTTCCATCGTCTATAAAGCACTGGACAATCTTGGGGCGTACCAACGCTGGTTCGGCGTTCAACCCAACACAAAGATCGCCACGCTCATCTTTGGTTTCTTCCATGGTTTTGGCTTGGCTTCCAAAATCATAGACTATGAAATTGCCCAAGATGGACTTATTCCCAATTTGCTGGCTTTCAATATTGGGGTTGAAATTGGACAAATTTTGGCCTTAAGCGCCATTCTCATTGCGATGGGATGGTGGCGCAGAAGCAGCAGCTTTTTCAAACATGCCTACACAACAAATGTAATTATGATGACCGCTGGTTTTGTGCTGATTGGATATCAGCTTACTGGCTACTTCGTCTCCTAA
- a CDS encoding chemotaxis response regulator CheY, with product MAVDPNMPILIVDDYKTMLRIIRNLLRQLGFTNIDEATDGSQALQKLRQANFDLIISDWNMEPMTGLQLLREVRSDAKLKHIPFIMVTAESKSENVIAAKEAGVSNYIVKPFNAETLKGKMVSVIGDF from the coding sequence ATGGCTGTCGATCCTAATATGCCCATCCTGATTGTGGATGACTATAAAACAATGTTGCGTATCATCCGCAACCTTCTTCGTCAGTTGGGTTTCACCAATATTGACGAAGCAACTGATGGAAGCCAAGCGTTGCAAAAACTTCGTCAGGCCAACTTTGATCTGATCATTTCTGATTGGAATATGGAGCCAATGACTGGTTTGCAATTGCTGCGCGAGGTACGTAGCGACGCGAAACTGAAGCACATCCCGTTCATCATGGTTACTGCGGAAAGTAAGTCCGAGAACGTTATTGCTGCGAAAGAGGCAGGTGTATCCAACTACATCGTGAAGCCGTTCAATGCAGAAACGCTCAAAGGTAAGATGGTGAGCGTGATTGGTGACTTCTAA
- a CDS encoding protein phosphatase CheZ encodes MSVKSQVDADLAKRLEELRDTYGDTVKVEEVVEVVDSLLSTMKGDVTSADMELYNELESLADYIHSAKAEIAQLRPDDVKEKYLSSASDELDAIVGATADATNNIMDATEMVEDVMNDVEQEISDKLMDATTKIYEACSFQDITGQRITKVVTALQHIEEKIDALVEAFGSEIEKFKAENPEAEEEPQELTDEDLLEGPQLEGQGKSQEDIDALLASFD; translated from the coding sequence ATGTCAGTAAAATCCCAAGTCGATGCCGACTTAGCAAAACGTTTAGAAGAACTTCGCGATACTTATGGTGATACCGTTAAGGTAGAAGAAGTGGTCGAAGTGGTTGATAGTCTCCTTTCTACAATGAAGGGGGATGTGACGTCTGCTGATATGGAACTGTATAATGAACTCGAATCCCTTGCGGATTATATTCATAGTGCAAAGGCGGAAATTGCCCAGTTACGTCCGGATGATGTGAAGGAAAAATACCTGTCATCAGCCAGTGATGAATTGGACGCGATTGTCGGTGCAACAGCGGATGCGACCAACAATATTATGGACGCAACCGAGATGGTCGAAGACGTGATGAATGACGTTGAGCAAGAAATCAGCGACAAACTCATGGATGCAACGACCAAAATTTATGAAGCCTGTTCCTTTCAGGATATTACAGGCCAGCGCATTACAAAAGTTGTGACGGCGCTGCAACATATCGAAGAAAAGATCGACGCGCTGGTTGAAGCGTTTGGATCTGAGATCGAGAAATTTAAAGCAGAAAATCCAGAAGCTGAGGAAGAGCCTCAGGAATTGACGGATGAAGACCTGCTTGAAGGGCCGCAACTTGAAGGCCAAGGCAAAAGCCAGGAAGATATTGACGCGCTTCTTGCCAGTTTCGATTAA
- a CDS encoding DUF6468 domain-containing protein, giving the protein MPFALILDMLIAVLLIATIAYAVMLNRRLSDLRKDQSELEKLANQFEDATLRAEESIHKLTGSADQMKRDVQDTLRKAESLRDDLNFLIDRAGSSADKLEETVRNKRPEKRPEAPAYSGKKVKDTVTPSEPKPAAAQASTAPVDVVQDDEFKPKSDAERELLKALESVR; this is encoded by the coding sequence ATGCCATTTGCATTAATCCTGGATATGCTCATTGCGGTGCTTTTGATCGCCACAATTGCCTATGCGGTCATGTTGAACCGTCGCCTGTCTGATTTGCGTAAAGATCAGTCGGAACTTGAAAAGCTCGCCAATCAGTTTGAAGATGCGACGTTGCGTGCAGAAGAAAGCATTCATAAACTGACCGGTTCGGCTGATCAGATGAAGCGCGATGTGCAAGATACGTTGCGTAAAGCCGAATCTCTGCGTGATGATCTGAACTTCCTGATTGATCGTGCGGGTAGCTCTGCTGATAAGCTGGAAGAAACAGTACGCAATAAAAGGCCGGAAAAGAGGCCCGAAGCTCCTGCTTATAGTGGGAAAAAGGTCAAAGATACCGTGACCCCTTCTGAGCCAAAGCCCGCTGCTGCGCAAGCCTCTACTGCACCTGTTGATGTGGTGCAAGATGATGAATTCAAGCCCAAATCAGATGCTGAGCGTGAATTGCTTAAAGCATTGGAATCTGTCCGCTAA
- a CDS encoding transmembrane anchor protein, producing the protein MYNENIPSHVELPSTKQLIKSTVISFVSAVVILVTIVLPSEYAIDPTGVGRLLGLTEMGEIKAQLAEEAAQDHGSNITDKSPWNAFASLFAIKSANAETPTSSWTDEISFELVPGQGTEYKLKMKKGAVAHYDWSVEGGRANYDLHGDGSGKSTSYQKGRGVTGDVGGLIAKFDGYHGWFWRNRDKQPIKITLRVKGEYSELKHMK; encoded by the coding sequence ATGTATAACGAAAATATTCCGTCTCACGTGGAACTTCCAAGCACGAAGCAGTTAATCAAATCAACAGTGATCTCTTTTGTTTCAGCTGTTGTGATCCTTGTCACCATTGTCCTGCCTTCTGAATATGCCATCGACCCAACGGGTGTTGGGCGCCTATTGGGTTTAACTGAAATGGGCGAGATCAAAGCACAACTGGCAGAAGAAGCCGCCCAAGACCATGGTTCTAACATCACTGACAAATCACCCTGGAATGCTTTTGCTTCCCTCTTTGCAATCAAATCAGCAAATGCCGAAACACCTACAAGCTCATGGACAGATGAAATCAGCTTTGAACTCGTCCCCGGGCAAGGAACCGAATATAAGCTGAAAATGAAAAAAGGGGCCGTTGCCCATTATGATTGGAGCGTTGAAGGCGGTCGTGCCAACTATGACCTACACGGTGATGGGTCAGGTAAATCAACCAGCTATCAAAAAGGGCGTGGTGTTACAGGTGATGTCGGTGGCCTTATTGCCAAATTTGATGGTTATCATGGCTGGTTTTGGCGCAATAGAGACAAGCAACCGATCAAGATCACCCTCCGGGTGAAAGGGGAATATAGCGAACTTAAACATATGAAATAA
- a CDS encoding flagellar motor protein MotB encodes MTRLQVNFQGGDRPKSDASRTITLFLSLYLLVLAFFILLVSISSMEEVKSKALMESLSSTFSSVLPPRMDLTAFNATTGDFLAADEFQRQVTGLFSTVVGVVKVDAIQPGRLMRVELDGDSLFELDQDVIREGQYGFMDRLVAALSANPPGLRFEMEFVVPAGWSSKRTLPTDQSLAIRRAGTFARDLLQRGAPPGSVSIGMKGSKAKTIEIWFHIRAKEENRIKFENSPLINTDPLLEDEETKDMPAPVTLPVGGKREGAVSLDLPIAPEAREGEGHE; translated from the coding sequence ATGACCCGGTTACAGGTAAACTTTCAGGGGGGTGACAGACCCAAAAGTGATGCCTCACGGACGATTACGCTTTTTCTTTCCCTTTATCTTCTTGTTCTCGCCTTTTTTATTTTGCTGGTGAGCATCTCTTCTATGGAAGAGGTAAAATCCAAAGCCTTGATGGAAAGTCTGTCTTCGACCTTTTCCTCTGTACTGCCTCCCCGTATGGACCTGACCGCTTTCAATGCTACAACAGGCGACTTTTTGGCTGCTGATGAATTTCAGCGTCAGGTCACGGGGTTGTTTTCAACCGTTGTCGGGGTTGTCAAGGTTGATGCGATCCAGCCCGGTCGCCTGATGCGTGTTGAACTGGATGGTGACAGTTTGTTTGAACTGGATCAGGATGTTATCCGGGAAGGGCAATATGGCTTTATGGATCGACTGGTGGCTGCCTTAAGCGCCAATCCGCCGGGGTTGCGTTTTGAAATGGAATTTGTTGTGCCAGCTGGCTGGTCATCCAAACGGACCTTGCCTACAGACCAGAGCCTTGCCATTCGCCGTGCCGGGACCTTTGCACGGGATTTATTGCAACGCGGGGCACCACCGGGGTCTGTGTCGATTGGCATGAAAGGCAGCAAGGCAAAGACAATTGAAATTTGGTTCCATATTCGGGCCAAGGAAGAAAACCGGATCAAATTTGAAAATTCCCCTTTGATCAATACTGACCCGTTGTTAGAAGACGAGGAAACAAAGGACATGCCAGCCCCGGTCACGTTACCAGTAGGTGGAAAACGTGAGGGCGCAGTGAGCCTTGATCTTCCCATTGCCCCTGAAGCGCGAGAAGGGGAAGGTCATGAATAA
- the fliM gene encoding flagellar motor switch protein FliM, with protein sequence MTVAEDDGDDLAAEWEAALGDDEDGGEDDDLAAEWESMVGDDGGGAGADLLGAVGGRESTRVLNQDEIDSLLGFDEDHDDEAGQSGIQAILNSALVSYERLPMLEVVFDRLVRMMSTSMRNFTSDNVEVSLDNIVSIRFGDYLNSIPLPAMLGVFKAEEWDNYGLLTIDSSMIYSIVDVLLGGRRGTAAMRIEGRPYTTIERNLVERMVHVVLNDLSAAFDPLSPVSFRFDRLETNPRFATISRPSNAAIVAKLRIDMEDRGGRVEMLLPYATLEPVRELLLQMFMGEKFGRDSIWETHLARELWQTDVDLEAVLDEQYMELTDIINLKIGSQIMFNATPDSDIEIRCGGVSMYTGKMGRKGNNIAVRIDDEIAKKKG encoded by the coding sequence ATGACTGTCGCCGAAGATGATGGTGATGACCTGGCTGCGGAATGGGAAGCTGCGCTCGGCGATGACGAGGACGGTGGTGAAGACGACGATCTCGCGGCAGAATGGGAGTCCATGGTCGGTGACGACGGTGGCGGTGCTGGTGCCGACCTCTTAGGGGCCGTTGGTGGTCGTGAGTCGACGCGTGTTCTAAACCAGGATGAAATTGATAGTCTTCTCGGTTTCGATGAAGACCATGATGATGAAGCCGGACAAAGCGGTATTCAGGCGATCCTGAACTCAGCACTCGTTTCTTACGAACGTCTGCCGATGCTGGAGGTCGTTTTTGACCGTCTTGTGCGTATGATGTCGACTTCTATGCGTAACTTTACCTCCGATAACGTGGAAGTTTCGCTGGATAACATTGTATCTATCCGTTTTGGTGACTATCTTAACTCTATCCCGCTGCCAGCCATGCTGGGCGTGTTTAAGGCGGAAGAGTGGGATAACTATGGTTTGTTGACCATTGACAGTTCCATGATCTATTCCATCGTGGACGTTTTGCTGGGTGGTCGTCGCGGGACGGCGGCCATGCGGATTGAAGGTCGTCCTTATACGACCATTGAACGTAACCTCGTTGAACGAATGGTCCATGTGGTCTTGAATGATTTGTCTGCGGCCTTTGATCCGCTGTCGCCTGTGTCTTTCCGTTTTGATCGTTTGGAAACCAACCCGCGCTTTGCCACCATTTCACGCCCGAGTAACGCCGCGATTGTGGCTAAACTGCGGATTGACATGGAAGATCGGGGTGGCCGGGTTGAGATGCTCTTGCCCTATGCGACGCTGGAACCTGTTCGTGAACTTCTCTTGCAGATGTTCATGGGTGAGAAATTTGGTCGTGACAGTATTTGGGAAACCCACCTGGCGCGTGAGCTGTGGCAGACCGATGTGGATCTGGAAGCCGTTTTGGATGAACAATATATGGAATTGACCGATATTATTAACCTGAAGATCGGTTCGCAGATTATGTTTAATGCGACCCCGGATTCAGATATTGAGATTCGCTGTGGCGGTGTTTCCATGTATACTGGAAAGATGGGCCGCAAGGGCAACAACATTGCTGTGCGGATTGATGACGAAATAGCGAAGAAGAAAGGGTAA
- a CDS encoding flagellar basal body-associated FliL family protein, with protein MADDDDLDDMDDDDLDDEEGGSGGGGKKKILLFAIPLILIIGGAAGAYFTGLLDPLIGAEESAEGEGGEGASDEDLGPVAFTDLPEILVNLNTTGRKSSFLKIRVSLEVPNALEVDKVVAVQDRVVDAFQVYLRELRVEDLKGSAGMYRLREELLARVNAAVAPVKVNDVLFKEMLVQ; from the coding sequence ATGGCTGATGATGACGATCTCGACGACATGGACGACGATGATCTGGATGATGAGGAAGGCGGCTCCGGCGGCGGTGGCAAGAAAAAGATTCTGCTGTTTGCTATTCCTTTGATTTTGATTATTGGCGGTGCGGCTGGTGCTTATTTTACCGGATTGCTTGACCCATTGATCGGGGCTGAAGAATCTGCTGAGGGTGAAGGCGGCGAGGGCGCAAGTGATGAAGACCTCGGTCCTGTGGCCTTTACGGACTTGCCGGAAATCCTGGTCAACCTCAATACAACAGGGCGCAAATCCAGCTTCCTGAAAATTCGTGTCAGCCTGGAAGTACCCAATGCGCTTGAGGTCGACAAGGTTGTGGCTGTGCAAGACCGTGTTGTGGATGCGTTTCAGGTATATTTGCGTGAATTGCGTGTTGAAGACTTAAAAGGGTCAGCCGGCATGTATCGTTTGCGCGAAGAGCTGTTGGCCCGTGTGAATGCCGCGGTGGCGCCGGTCAAAGTGAATGACGTGCTTTTTAAGGAAATGCTGGTACAATAA